TCCGCGCCGCCCGTCGCATCTGGGCCCGCTGGATGAAGGAGACGTACGGCGCCAGGACCGACAAGGCGCAGTGGCTCCGCTTCCACACCCAGACCGCCGGGGTCTCGCTCACCGCGCAGCAGCCGTACAACAACGTCGTCCGTACGGCCGTCGAGGCGCTCTCCGCCGTCCTCGGCGGCACGAACTCGCTGCACACCAACGCCCTCGACGAGACCCTCGCGCTCCCCTCCGAGCAGGCCGCCGAGATCGCGCTGCGCACCCAGCAGGTGCTGATGGAGGAGACCGGCGTCGCCAACGTGGCCGACCCGCTGGGCGGCTCCTGGTACGTGGAGCAGCTCACCGACCGGATCGAGGCCGAGGCCGAGAAGATCTTCGACCAGATCAGGGAGCGCGGCACCCGGGCCCACCCCGACGGGCAGCACCCCATCGGCCCGATGACCTCCGGCATCCTGCGCGGCATCGAGGACGGCTGGTTCACCGGCGAGATCGCCGAGTCCGCCTTCCAGTACCAGCGGGCCCTGGAGAAGGGCGACAAGCGGGTCGTCGGCGTCAACGTCCACCACGGCTCGGTCACCGGAGACCTGGAGATCCTCCGGGTCAGCCACGAGGTGGAGCGCGACCAGGTCAGCCAGCTCACCGCCCGCAAGGCGGCCCGGGACGGTGCGAAGGTGAGCGCCGCACTGGAGGCGATGCTGGCCGCCGCCCGTGACGGCTCGAACATGATCGCGCCGATGCTGGACGCGGTACGCGCCGAGGCCACGCTCGGCGAGATCTGCGAGGCGCTGCGCGAGGAGTGGGGGACGTACACGGAGCCGCCGGGGTTCTGAGGCCGTGGGCACCCCGGGTGCCGAGGCCCCGAGCCGGGGCTCGGCGGCTCGGCCGCTCGGGAGCCGACACCCTCCGGTGAGACGGTGAGACGGTGAGACGGTGAGACGGTGAGGCCGCGGGCCGCGTACGTACGCGGCCCGCGACCCTCTCAGGCGGCCCCCTCAGCCCGCCCCCTCAGCCGGGCAGCCCCCGGCAGTACAGGGCATCCGGCGTGCCCGCGCGGCCGATCGCCGTGGAAAAGGCGATCCCCGCCGCGTACTCGTCCGCCCGGCACTGCGCCTTGTAGAAGCCCGGCGCGTAGTCCCCGCCCTCGCCCGAGGCCGGTCGGCTGTCGCCCCGGTCGTCCCAGAGCGTGCGGCCGGGCCCCGCGAGCGCGATCCGGGCCGGGGAGCACAGAACGGCCGACACCCGGTTGCCGCGCACGCTGTAGCCCGTCATGAAGCGGCCTTCCGCGCACTGGTACTTGGTGAAGCCGCTCGCCCAGTCGGTGGTGACGCCCGCCTCCGATGTCACCTTGGTCAGCGCCCCCGGAGCGCCGAGGTCAGCGGCCCCGGCATCGGTGCACAGCCCGCCCTGGCCGCGCTGGCTGATCCCGATCAGGCGCTGGTCGTCCGGGCAGGTCAGCTTCCTGGCCCCGCTGTCCCAGTCCGCCGCCGCCCGCAGCGAGCGGTTGGCGTCGGTGTGGGTGGCCCTGAGCATCGACCAGCTCCGCACCGGTGCGACCGGGCCTTGGCGGCCGGCGGCCGAGGTCAGCGCACGCCACGCGGTGGAGCGCCAGTCGTCGGCGTCCAGGACGCCGCGCCGGGCGCCGGCCGCGTCGTAGCGGACCAGGCCCCACTGGTTGCCCCGGTCGTTCTCGTGGAAGCCGACGACGGGCCAGTAGGCGAAGTCGAGGTCGTTCTCGACGAGGAAGTCCACGGTGTCGGTGAACCAGGCGCGGTCCCTGGCGTCGGCATCCTTCGCCACGCCGAACTCGCTGATCCACACCGGTGCGGTGAAGTGCCGGTCGGGGGTGTTCGCCACATAGGCGGAGCTGCGCTGCATCTCGGCGAACAGCTCCGCCCGGCCCAGGTCGCGGTAGCGCGGGTCGCTGGTCTCGCCGATCCCGGTCGCTCCGCTGTGCCGGGGGCCGGTGTAGCCGTAGTAGTGGGCGGCGTACACCAGCTTGTGGGAGCGCACCAGGGTGTGCGAGAGCGTGGCGACCGGCTTGAGGTGGGGGCGGTCGCGCCAGAAGCCGTCCACCGGGATTCCGGCCCAGTTGATGCCCTCGATCATGATGAGCAGGTCCGGGTTGGCGTCCTTGAGGATGCGGTCACCCGCCTGCTGGGCGGCGGCGGCCCAGTCGTGCGCGTCGCCGAGCCCCCAGTTCGGGTCGTCCCACACGTCGCGGCGCACCTCGTTGCGCAGATCGGCGCCGACCACCCGGGGGTTGGAGCGGTAGCGCGCCGCCAGCAGCAGCCAGTCGTCCACCCACTTCTGTGTGCTCTGCCCGCTGTTCCACCGCTCGCTGCCGTCCACCCCGCAGCACCAACGGCTCTTCGTGCTGTGGTTGTTGAGGATCACCGCGAACCCTGCGTCCGTCAGCGCGCGGACCGCCCGGTCGAAGACCTCCAGCGGACGCAGCCCGTTCAGCTGGGGGTTGGCCGTCAGCCCGGAGACCGGCCGGGTGTCGCCGACCATCTCGTTGGAGAAGGGCAGGCGCACGCTGTTCAGCCCGAGCCGGCGGAAGTCCGCGACGATCTCGTCCATCGGCATCCGGTCGAGGCCCAGCGGTGCCCGGTGCCCCACCTCGCCCGCGTGGTTGTTCGCCGGGTCGTCCTCCGGTCCCGAGCCGTTCCAGGTGCCGCTGGAGCCGTGCCAGTTGCCGGACTTGAGCTTGAAGCGGCGGCCCTCCGCGTCGACGATGTAGCGGCCCCGGGTGCTGAGCGGGGGAGTCCAGGCGGGCAGCGGCGCGGGGTCGGCGGCCGCGGTGGCCGAGTGGGCGGCCGCCCGGCCGGTCTCCTCGGGGCGTGCGGCGGCTTGGGTGGGGGCCAGCAAAGCCCCGGTCAACAGGACGACGAGCAGGGCCGGTAGGCGCGTACGCACGGGCGACTCCTCTGGTCGGAAGGGGGTCGCCCCGACCTTAGAGCCCAAGTCGCCCTGGTTGAAGAGTCCTTGACAGTGAGGGGCGGGTCGGTCGGTCCGCACCGCCCCGGCGGGTCAGCCGGCCTGCGCCCCGGACAGCCCCAGCAGCAACAGCGTGGTGAACCCGCTCGCCCACGCGGCGTCCACCGGTTCCGCGCTCACCAGTGTGCGGTGCACCACGGCCCCGGCGATCACGTCGAAGATCAGGTCCGCGTTGCGGGCGGCGGCCGAGGCGTCGTCCTCGTACCGCAGCTCGCCGCGGGCCTGGGCGCGCTCCCGGCCCAGGAGCACCAGCCGCTTCTGCCGGTCCACGATGGCCGAGCGGATGCGGCGGCGCAACGAGTCGTCCCGGGTGGACTCGGCGACCACCGCCATCAGCGCAGTCCGGGCCTCCGGCCGCTCCAGCAGCGCGGCGA
This DNA window, taken from Streptomyces griseus subsp. griseus, encodes the following:
- a CDS encoding glycoside hydrolase family 5 protein — translated: MRTRLPALLVVLLTGALLAPTQAAARPEETGRAAAHSATAAADPAPLPAWTPPLSTRGRYIVDAEGRRFKLKSGNWHGSSGTWNGSGPEDDPANNHAGEVGHRAPLGLDRMPMDEIVADFRRLGLNSVRLPFSNEMVGDTRPVSGLTANPQLNGLRPLEVFDRAVRALTDAGFAVILNNHSTKSRWCCGVDGSERWNSGQSTQKWVDDWLLLAARYRSNPRVVGADLRNEVRRDVWDDPNWGLGDAHDWAAAAQQAGDRILKDANPDLLIMIEGINWAGIPVDGFWRDRPHLKPVATLSHTLVRSHKLVYAAHYYGYTGPRHSGATGIGETSDPRYRDLGRAELFAEMQRSSAYVANTPDRHFTAPVWISEFGVAKDADARDRAWFTDTVDFLVENDLDFAYWPVVGFHENDRGNQWGLVRYDAAGARRGVLDADDWRSTAWRALTSAAGRQGPVAPVRSWSMLRATHTDANRSLRAAADWDSGARKLTCPDDQRLIGISQRGQGGLCTDAGAADLGAPGALTKVTSEAGVTTDWASGFTKYQCAEGRFMTGYSVRGNRVSAVLCSPARIALAGPGRTLWDDRGDSRPASGEGGDYAPGFYKAQCRADEYAAGIAFSTAIGRAGTPDALYCRGLPG
- a CDS encoding TetR/AcrR family transcriptional regulator; this encodes MSDTDPRTTRTGRPRSTAADAAILEATRASLVDLGWSKLTMGDVATRAGVAKTTLYRRWAGKNELVVDAVAVLFDELELPDRGSLAADVQGVVLQFAALLERPEARTALMAVVAESTRDDSLRRRIRSAIVDRQKRLVLLGRERAQARGELRYEDDASAAARNADLIFDVIAGAVVHRTLVSAEPVDAAWASGFTTLLLLGLSGAQAG